A window of Fusarium falciforme chromosome 1, complete sequence genomic DNA:
GGGAGTTGAgctgcgtgcgtgcgtgcacTCAGGGACCTGACATACCTGACGAGTTCCCCATCCTCAGCCCCCGTCTAGCAACACAGGAGATGGCCCGTGATGGTGCCATGGCAGCATCTTTGCAAGTAGTTCAAGATAGGGCTGACAGGGATTTACCTGGCAGGTGATTGACACACGTCCTGCGGCCGCCCGGATCAACTTGAACGACACCACGGGCGTCGACAAGTATGTCATGCCTGAGGAGGAgtacgagaagaagacggacTCTGTCCTGGCGTGGAAGAAGAACCAGAAGCTGGGCCGATTCGACCCCAGTGCCCCCAGTCACGAGCAGGCCAAGCTGGACGCGCTCGACCGCGAGATTGCCACACGCGGCATCGCGGTGGGCCGACGCTGCCGCGTGGGCGGTGAAGACACCCGGCGCGGCGTCATCCAGTACGTgggcgaggtcaaggagatcccCGGCGGTCTCGGTGCCTGGGTCGCTGTCAAGCTGGATGAGCCCGTGGGCAAGAACGACGGGAGCATCGGGGGAACTCGCTACTGGGGTGAGCCTTCGGAACTGAAGCATGGTGTCTTTGTGAGGCCGGAGCGGGTAGAGGTTGGTGATTTCCCGGCTCTGGATGATTTGGAGGATATGGAGGAGATCTAGATGCTGTGGTATGAGAGGATGAACATGTCAAGATGTTCTCTGCAGGCTGTGTTCTTGTTGGTTCGCATTTGTGCGTTGCGAGACTTGTTCGCACGGCGTCCATCAACGGGCCTGGTACGAGTACATGAAGTTCACGTCGAAGCTCGGGGGAGTGAGGTGTGGCCAATAAAAATAGACTAGACAATTATGCCCGTTGATCTCTATGATATCAGTGACTTGTTCATGTTTACTTTGATGTATTTGCTGTGTCGTCCGGCATTGCTTGACCCGAGTCACTGGTGATAGTATCTCAGCTCCACTCATCATCACGACCCCACGATCTTCAACGCAAGCAAACACGATGGACTCGAGTTTCACGCATCGGATCTTTCCTTGTGAAACACATGCCCCGAGCTTCTAGACTTGTTAGAAATAGATCTTTTCGCCCCCTGCGAGAGATCTGTCGTGCGTTTATTCTCTACTTCTCCCTCTTTTTTCTCCCCGGGgcccttttttttcctgcACCTTTTTCCCATCTTGGTAAAGCATCCTGGGGTCATGATTCCCGATCCGTGAATTCTTGCAGCAACGGCTTCAGGGGACGGAAAGGCCCTGGGCAACTTTATTTCAACAACAGCGAAGCTTCTATGAGGTTCTTGTAATTGTCTATGGGGGAGATGTAGGCCGTGGTCGAATTTACGCCGTCGTGTTTGGCATTACGGTTGTTGAGTTGCGTGGCCATGGGCGCGCTGGCTGACGACGGGTGCATGTCCCCTTGTCTACCCCAGGTTCATGTGCCGGGGACGAGGCTTTTCGGGCAACTCCGCATTTGTTTCTCGGGACATTTGGGGTAAAtgggagagagaaaaaaaaaaaaaggtctCAGGGATTGCCGAGGCATGGGAAACTGGACGCCCGGCTGCTGATACTCTGGGGAAACGGGAGATGCATGGTTacccgaggaggaggcttgcagagaaaaaaaaggagggggaggggtttCCCGGTTTCctggtgtgtgtgtgtgtgtcgcCTTGCATGCTGCTGCGAGATATCCAGCACAAAACTGAGGACACAGTCAGatagtgtgtgtgtgtgtgtgtgtgtgtgtgtgtgagctGCGTTGGCTATGCAGTTTTCGTCAGCAGTTCATTGCAGGAACCTTTTCATTGTCGTGTATCATGCCGGGGCAAAAGTGCACGGCGGACCGAGGAAATTTTCATGCAACAATGACATACCATCGTCCATCCTCCCCAGCCGTTCAAGCCCGGGATGTGggcgttgctgctgctgctgctggctgcaGCCGGTCAGATTTCGAGG
This region includes:
- a CDS encoding CAP-Gly domain-containing protein, giving the protein MADVPLVVISEYAQSERRITPSWSISQLKTKLETVTGIPPSCQRLSLKPTAGAEAIAVEAPNEDDTHLSNFPLAPYAELHVIDTRPAAARINLNDTTGVDKYVMPEEEYEKKTDSVLAWKKNQKLGRFDPSAPSHEQAKLDALDREIATRGIAVGRRCRVGGEDTRRGVIQYVGEVKEIPGGLGAWVAVKLDEPVGKNDGSIGGTRYWGEPSELKHGVFVRPERVEVGDFPALDDLEDMEEI